GGCCTGGCCGGTCGTCAGACGGTCCGACGGGACCCGTTCGTCAGTCACCGGACGACCACCTCGCCGAGATGGCGCAACTTGCGATGGGGAGCCTGTTTCGCCACTGTTACACAATGTAGTCGGGGCCTATCGCCCTTGCCACCGGAGAGGTCGTGCGACGAGCCAGATCCGAACCCGCCATCGAGGCAGCCGACATCCTCGCGATGATCAGCGGCGGCGTGCTCGGGCTCGCTCTCGGTTTCATCGCCGGCGAGAGCGTCGGCCGGGTCAACACCCGCCGCATCGCGACCGCCATGGCGCGGTGGCGGGAGCGGCGGTTGCGGAGCGCGCCCCGCGTCTGGACGGCGGAGGACGGGGAGCGCCTTGAAGCCCGGGTCCTCGACGCCCTCGCC
This DNA window, taken from Gemmatimonadales bacterium, encodes the following:
- a CDS encoding BON domain-containing protein, with amino-acid sequence MRRARSEPAIEAADILAMISGGVLGLALGFIAGESVGRVNTRRIATAMARWRERRLRSAPRVWTAEDGERLEARVLDALARDVILARRPVRVRVLGMGLVELSGRVEHVSEVALAGDIAQEVDGVATVLNHLLVTGVDETVVAVPGPSTPRAARG